The following are from one region of the Halogeometricum sp. S3BR5-2 genome:
- a CDS encoding chemotaxis protein CheD, with amino-acid sequence MKVYTSTTTTAPAARAERERTKVGIADFAVASGDATLTTSGLGSCVGIALYDREAGVAGLAHAMLPYADGDATEAKYADTVVPALVRAMVEEGAEPRRMRAKLAGGSTMFEFSSADGSIGDRNVAAAKEALSRQGIRVVAEDVGGDHGRSLELAASTGAFRVRSAHVGETTL; translated from the coding sequence ATGAAAGTATACACGAGCACCACCACGACTGCACCCGCCGCGCGCGCCGAGCGAGAGCGCACGAAGGTCGGAATCGCCGACTTCGCCGTCGCGTCCGGCGACGCCACGCTGACCACGAGCGGTCTCGGGTCGTGCGTCGGCATCGCCCTCTACGACCGAGAGGCCGGAGTCGCGGGGTTGGCGCACGCGATGCTGCCCTACGCCGACGGGGACGCCACCGAGGCGAAGTACGCCGACACCGTCGTGCCGGCGCTCGTCCGGGCGATGGTCGAGGAGGGGGCGGAGCCGCGTCGGATGCGGGCCAAACTCGCCGGCGGGAGCACGATGTTCGAGTTCTCCTCCGCCGACGGCAGCATCGGCGACCGGAACGTCGCCGCGGCCAAGGAGGCGCTCTCCCGGCAGGGCATCCGCGTCGTCGCCGAGGACGTCGGCGGCGACCACGGCAGGTCGCTCGAACTCGCGGCCTCGACCGGCGCGTTCCGCGTCCGCAGCGCGCACGTCGGCGAGACGACGCTCTGA
- a CDS encoding methyl-accepting chemotaxis protein, producing the protein MNRLRSAVRRVARRAREFSAPNVSLPTPNAGPDAGALVPRQIRRSYARKLASLFLVVIVLFAGVAAFEYRTVAAEVQSNAHADVQETARLQANQLGEWMQQRRETTRMLSSYEMYDTPPYILNENLKSERTKLPLGYTAIHYADARSGDVVASSNDSLVGERPWGDADFVSEAGSRFADDVVRSDPYTAPSGERVVAFASSVPSRPNGVLVATVDVSALESRLETSMNGSVVTVVSQTGTPMFASNGAEAAGLDPDSPILSRATSGKSGVLEREADGAMDAEHLLAYAPSGDGSVVLVSVPTSTAYALQDTVGTHVLLIVGLAVVSLAGVGYVLRRITVRPLDDLSQAVSRLRSGELDAELEADREDEFGEVFAGVAQMRDDLRDQRADADAHREVMERTAAGDLTARMDEDSRSREMATIAGAFNGMMDEMESTVVAVSRFGEDVASLSDEVAESTERVSETSLEVSQSIEQISSGAEEQSESLTRVTQEVNDLSASVQQIASAADELSSLSARTADRARGGADAAEDALAGMDDIRTETERTVAEVDRLDDRLGEVGDVVAVITDVAEQTNVLALNAQIEAARAGEDGAGFAVVSREVKALAEETRDSAAEISALVEDIGEQRERVVERVERMRDGVRDGAEDVDGALRSLDDVVERIEETDASVREITDATGGQAASAQEVLATADGIASIAEEMAGEAGAVATAAEGQTTTLGGVDDRMQSLSADTGRLVAVLDRFETRESAVEDGALDGAGVGGDAASDPVSGPGADPAPTPTADGGRVRSEADSADE; encoded by the coding sequence ATGAATCGGCTCCGCTCCGCAGTGCGGCGCGTCGCGCGACGCGCCCGCGAGTTCTCCGCACCGAACGTCTCGCTCCCGACGCCGAACGCCGGCCCCGACGCCGGGGCGCTCGTCCCCCGACAGATTCGACGAAGCTACGCCAGAAAGCTCGCTTCGCTGTTTCTCGTCGTCATCGTCCTCTTCGCCGGCGTCGCGGCGTTCGAGTACCGGACGGTCGCCGCGGAGGTGCAGTCGAACGCCCACGCGGACGTCCAAGAGACGGCCAGACTGCAGGCGAACCAGCTCGGCGAGTGGATGCAGCAGCGCCGCGAGACGACCCGGATGCTCTCCTCCTACGAGATGTACGACACGCCGCCGTACATCCTGAACGAGAACCTGAAATCCGAGCGGACGAAGCTCCCCTTGGGCTACACCGCCATCCACTACGCGGACGCCCGCTCGGGCGACGTCGTCGCTAGCTCGAACGACTCGCTGGTCGGCGAACGACCGTGGGGCGACGCCGACTTCGTCTCCGAGGCCGGGTCGCGCTTCGCGGACGACGTGGTGCGGTCGGACCCGTACACCGCGCCCTCCGGCGAGCGGGTCGTCGCGTTCGCCTCCAGCGTGCCGAGTCGACCGAACGGGGTTCTCGTCGCCACCGTCGACGTGTCGGCGCTGGAGTCGCGGCTCGAAACGAGCATGAACGGCTCCGTCGTCACCGTGGTCTCCCAGACGGGAACGCCGATGTTCGCGTCGAACGGCGCCGAGGCGGCCGGACTCGACCCCGACAGCCCGATACTCTCGCGCGCGACCAGCGGGAAGTCCGGCGTCCTCGAACGGGAGGCCGACGGCGCGATGGACGCCGAGCACCTCCTCGCGTACGCGCCGTCCGGCGACGGCTCGGTCGTCCTCGTCTCCGTCCCGACGTCGACGGCGTACGCCCTGCAGGACACCGTCGGAACGCACGTCCTCCTCATCGTCGGCCTCGCCGTCGTCTCCCTGGCCGGCGTCGGCTACGTGCTCCGTCGCATCACCGTCAGACCGCTCGACGACCTCTCGCAGGCCGTCTCGCGGCTCCGGTCGGGCGAACTGGACGCGGAACTCGAAGCCGACAGAGAGGACGAGTTCGGCGAGGTGTTCGCGGGCGTCGCGCAGATGCGCGACGACCTGCGCGACCAGCGCGCCGACGCCGACGCCCACCGCGAGGTGATGGAGCGGACGGCCGCGGGCGACCTGACCGCGCGGATGGACGAGGACAGTCGGTCCCGCGAGATGGCGACCATCGCCGGGGCGTTCAACGGCATGATGGACGAGATGGAGTCGACCGTCGTCGCCGTCTCGCGGTTCGGCGAGGACGTCGCGTCGCTGAGCGACGAGGTGGCCGAGAGCACGGAGCGCGTCAGCGAGACGAGCCTGGAGGTCTCGCAGTCGATCGAGCAGATATCGTCGGGCGCCGAGGAGCAGAGCGAGAGCCTCACCCGCGTCACGCAGGAGGTGAACGACCTCTCGGCGTCGGTCCAACAGATCGCGTCGGCGGCCGACGAACTGTCGTCGCTGTCGGCGCGGACGGCCGACCGGGCGCGCGGCGGCGCCGACGCCGCCGAGGACGCCCTCGCGGGGATGGACGACATCCGCACCGAGACCGAACGCACCGTCGCCGAGGTCGACCGCCTCGACGACCGACTCGGCGAGGTGGGCGACGTCGTGGCGGTCATCACCGACGTGGCCGAGCAGACGAACGTGCTCGCGCTGAACGCGCAGATAGAGGCCGCGCGAGCGGGCGAGGACGGCGCCGGCTTCGCCGTCGTCTCCCGCGAGGTGAAGGCGCTGGCCGAGGAGACGCGCGACTCCGCGGCGGAGATTTCGGCTCTCGTCGAGGACATCGGCGAACAGCGAGAGCGGGTGGTCGAGCGGGTGGAGCGGATGCGCGACGGCGTGCGCGACGGCGCCGAGGACGTCGACGGGGCGCTCCGGTCGCTCGACGACGTCGTCGAGCGGATAGAGGAGACGGACGCGAGCGTCCGCGAGATAACCGACGCGACGGGCGGACAGGCGGCCTCCGCCCAGGAGGTGCTGGCGACGGCCGACGGGATAGCGAGTATCGCCGAGGAGATGGCCGGGGAGGCGGGCGCCGTCGCCACCGCCGCCGAGGGGCAGACGACGACGCTCGGCGGGGTGGACGACCGGATGCAGT